One region of Chryseobacterium wanjuense genomic DNA includes:
- a CDS encoding helix-turn-helix domain-containing protein, translated as MKMYVKFDFNALCKKVLDEKLKEHGLKYRLLNFGEVEFYESLTQEQHKIFKKNLEDYGIEIIESQKTALVQKIKDVIVELVFSNDIIPVKASIYIAEKLNHSYGYLSNLFSEVTYTSIENFIILQKIEYAKELIIRNKQSLTEIAHRLNYSSVAHLSTQFKNTTGITPSLFHKIVTKRRKVQSMIGNIEMQYE; from the coding sequence ATGAAAATGTACGTAAAATTTGATTTCAATGCGCTTTGTAAAAAGGTGTTGGATGAAAAACTCAAAGAGCATGGGTTGAAATACCGGCTCCTGAATTTTGGAGAAGTAGAATTTTATGAATCGCTTACCCAGGAACAGCATAAAATTTTCAAGAAAAATCTTGAAGATTATGGAATAGAAATCATAGAAAGTCAGAAAACAGCTTTAGTTCAGAAAATTAAAGATGTTATTGTGGAGCTGGTTTTTTCAAATGACATTATTCCCGTGAAAGCTTCGATTTATATCGCAGAAAAACTGAATCACAGTTATGGATATTTATCCAATCTGTTTTCGGAAGTGACGTATACTTCGATAGAAAATTTTATTATCCTGCAAAAAATTGAATACGCAAAAGAGCTGATTATCAGAAATAAACAAAGCTTAACAGAGATTGCACACAGACTGAATTATTCGAGTGTGGCACATCTGAGCACTCAGTTCAAAAATACGACAGGAATCACGCCTTCTCTGTTTCATAAAATTGTAACCAAGAGAAGAAAAGTGCAAAGTATGATCGGTAATATTGAAATGCAGTATGAATAA
- a CDS encoding GNAT family N-acetyltransferase: protein MKLIEATEKDIPLIQDLARRSWENAYVGIISNEQIEYMLSEMYSTKEISEHLQNPNYHYYLILDENNNSFEGFIGYEHGYEEGTTKLHRIYLVPESKGKGFGKGALDFLKSKVSESGDGRIILNVNKENSAKNFYESQGYRVYNELVLDIGRNFVMDDYQMELLIHK from the coding sequence ATGAAATTAATAGAAGCAACAGAAAAGGATATTCCGTTGATTCAGGATTTGGCAAGAAGATCCTGGGAGAACGCGTATGTAGGAATAATTTCAAACGAACAAATAGAGTATATGCTGAGCGAAATGTACTCGACAAAAGAGATTTCTGAGCATCTTCAGAATCCGAATTATCATTATTATCTGATTTTGGATGAGAATAATAACTCTTTCGAAGGTTTCATCGGCTATGAACATGGCTATGAAGAGGGGACAACAAAACTTCACCGAATCTATCTTGTTCCCGAAAGTAAAGGGAAAGGATTCGGAAAAGGAGCATTGGATTTTTTAAAAAGTAAAGTTTCCGAAAGTGGAGATGGAAGAATTATTTTAAACGTTAATAAAGAGAATTCAGCTAAAAATTTTTACGAATCTCAAGGGTATAGAGTATATAATGAATTGGTTTTAGATATTGGACGAAACTTCGTAATGGATGATTATCAAATGGAGTTATTAATTCACAAATAA
- the dapA gene encoding 4-hydroxy-tetrahydrodipicolinate synthase, whose product MSILKGVGVALVTPFNEDLSVDFDSLTKLVEYNIENGTNYLVVLGTTAEAATLSEEEKKQVIEHVIKVNNKRLPLVLGIGGNNTLEVKKQIEEADLSAFEAVLSVSPYYNKPNQEGLYQHYKALASTGKNIIIYNVPSRTGQNIEAETTIRLAKEFPNLFLIKEAAPNILQYFDILRKKPEGFSLVSGDDEFTLPVTLAGGDGVISVIAQAYPKEFSTMVQLAFDGKVKEAYEIHNKLVDITRLIFAEGNPCGIKVILTEKGITKNYLRLPLVPASEGLYAKIKAEMANI is encoded by the coding sequence ATGAGCATTTTAAAAGGAGTAGGTGTTGCGTTGGTGACACCCTTTAATGAAGATTTATCCGTGGATTTCGACAGTTTGACAAAACTTGTGGAATACAACATTGAAAACGGAACCAATTATTTAGTTGTTTTGGGAACTACGGCAGAGGCTGCAACGCTTTCTGAGGAGGAGAAGAAACAGGTAATTGAGCATGTCATTAAGGTTAATAATAAACGTCTTCCACTCGTGTTGGGAATCGGCGGAAATAATACTCTTGAAGTCAAGAAACAGATCGAAGAAGCAGACCTTTCTGCGTTTGAAGCAGTGCTTTCTGTGTCTCCATATTACAATAAACCTAATCAGGAAGGGCTTTATCAGCATTATAAAGCATTGGCTTCCACAGGGAAAAATATCATTATTTATAATGTTCCTTCGAGAACAGGACAAAATATTGAGGCTGAAACGACTATACGTCTGGCTAAAGAATTCCCGAATTTATTCTTAATTAAAGAAGCCGCACCAAATATTTTACAGTATTTTGATATTTTGAGAAAAAAACCAGAAGGATTTTCTCTTGTTTCGGGTGACGATGAATTTACACTTCCTGTAACTTTGGCAGGTGGAGATGGTGTGATTTCCGTAATTGCACAGGCATATCCAAAGGAATTTTCTACAATGGTTCAGTTGGCTTTCGACGGAAAAGTGAAGGAAGCCTACGAAATTCACAATAAATTAGTCGACATCACAAGATTGATTTTTGCGGAAGGAAATCCTTGCGGAATTAAAGTGATTTTGACTGAAAAAGGAATTACTAAAAATTATTTAAGACTTCCTTTAGTTCCAGCTTCAGAAGGGCTTTATGCTAAAATTAAAGCTGAAATGGCGAACATTTAA
- a CDS encoding 5'-nucleotidase C-terminal domain-containing protein gives MKNKFLLIGIALTALSACKTASPLQVANVQTQKNISINNELKNDEEFVKIIEPYKQKLDKEMNQKISHTNTDLTKQGDNSNLGNLLADYTFDGADEWAKKNLQKNVDAALINIGGIRTTIGKGDILLKSVFEVMPFENEVIIVKMKGTDLQGLFDYYAKTQVNNPVSHLYIETNNGQLTKTLINGKAVNPTQDYYIATSDYLALGGDNMKFFAKGESTPTGIKLRDLFIDYFKKNPEVVANTDVRLNFIGKK, from the coding sequence ATGAAAAATAAATTCTTGTTAATAGGAATTGCCCTGACTGCCCTTTCCGCTTGTAAGACGGCTTCTCCGCTGCAGGTGGCGAATGTACAGACTCAGAAAAATATTTCTATTAATAATGAGCTAAAAAATGATGAGGAGTTTGTAAAAATTATTGAACCTTATAAGCAAAAATTGGATAAAGAGATGAATCAGAAAATCTCCCATACCAATACAGACCTTACAAAACAGGGGGACAATAGTAATCTGGGTAATCTTTTAGCAGACTACACCTTCGATGGAGCTGATGAATGGGCGAAAAAAAATCTTCAAAAAAATGTCGATGCCGCACTGATCAATATCGGAGGAATCCGTACAACGATCGGGAAAGGTGATATTCTCCTGAAAAGTGTGTTTGAAGTAATGCCTTTCGAAAATGAAGTGATTATTGTAAAAATGAAAGGAACGGATTTGCAGGGGCTTTTTGATTATTATGCAAAAACTCAGGTGAATAATCCGGTTTCTCATTTGTACATTGAAACCAATAACGGACAATTAACCAAAACTTTAATCAATGGAAAAGCGGTAAATCCTACTCAGGATTATTACATCGCAACATCTGATTATCTGGCTTTGGGTGGTGATAATATGAAATTTTTCGCTAAAGGAGAATCGACCCCGACAGGAATTAAACTAAGAGATCTTTTTATTGATTATTTTAAGAAAAATCCTGAAGTGGTGGCCAACACAGATGTTCGTTTAAATTTTATCGGTAAAAAGTGA
- a CDS encoding bifunctional metallophosphatase/5'-nucleotidase, translating to MDRKKFLKAIGGGTLAMALAPNMMMAEELNILDLKSTKKLTILHTNDQHSRIEPFDASYTKSPNQGGFARRASLIQQIRNQESNVLLLDSGDIFQGTPYFNFFGGELEFKLMSMMKYDASTMGNHDFDNGLDGFLKVLPNAQFPFICSNYDFKNTVLDGKTSQYKIFNKNGIKVGLFGVGIQLDGLVGKKQYGETVYSDSIEVAQHYSNFLKTEQKCDLVICLSHIGYDYKDEPNKVSDKILAAKTENIDIILGGHTHTFLPEPQTFTNRQGKNVLVNQVGWAGLLLGRIDFYFDTDKNVKHISWNNQVIDSSIIA from the coding sequence ATGGATAGAAAAAAGTTTTTAAAAGCAATAGGTGGTGGAACTTTAGCAATGGCTTTAGCTCCGAATATGATGATGGCGGAAGAATTAAACATTCTTGATCTGAAATCCACAAAGAAACTAACCATTCTCCACACCAACGACCAGCACAGCAGAATAGAACCTTTTGACGCAAGCTATACCAAAAGTCCCAATCAGGGTGGTTTTGCGAGAAGGGCGAGCTTAATTCAGCAGATCAGAAATCAGGAAAGCAATGTGTTGCTTCTTGATTCAGGCGATATTTTTCAGGGAACTCCTTATTTCAATTTTTTTGGGGGTGAACTGGAGTTTAAGTTAATGTCCATGATGAAGTACGACGCTTCCACCATGGGAAATCATGATTTTGATAATGGTTTGGACGGGTTTTTAAAGGTGTTGCCAAATGCGCAGTTTCCTTTTATCTGTTCAAATTATGATTTTAAAAATACAGTTCTCGACGGAAAGACGTCTCAATACAAGATTTTCAATAAAAACGGAATCAAAGTAGGACTTTTCGGAGTGGGAATTCAACTGGATGGATTGGTTGGCAAAAAGCAATACGGGGAAACTGTTTATTCGGATTCGATTGAGGTGGCTCAGCATTATTCCAACTTTCTGAAAACCGAACAAAAATGTGATCTTGTCATCTGCCTTTCACACATCGGCTATGATTATAAAGATGAACCTAATAAAGTAAGTGATAAAATTTTAGCCGCCAAAACAGAAAATATTGATATTATTCTGGGAGGGCACACTCATACTTTCTTGCCCGAACCACAGACTTTTACCAACAGACAAGGTAAAAATGTTCTGGTCAATCAGGTGGGATGGGCAGGTCTTCTTTTGGGCAGGATAGATTTTTATTTTGATACAGACAAAAACGTAAAACATATTTCCTGGAATAATCAGGTAATAGACAGCAGCATAATAGCATAA
- the porZ gene encoding type IX secretion system anionic LPS delivery protein PorZ has translation MKKISLISLGILASLQFVNAQNISSKKWTDLFSYNNVLAMKEDNGRLIAAAENGIFYYTVSTGEITKLSKANGLHEVKISAFDYNPQTKIGLVGYQNGALDVIAPDGVTYVVDIPIATGYNGSKKINHISITGDLAVISVGYGVSIFDLKKKEFKDSAFFLSGGTYEASNEATIFGNKVYAVSNTGFKSHEMNVTFPVYSTWTVEMAGSYNHIDSEGILSFSSPTTGYLYNGGVPVPLSQAFTNVHDVVVNSNNIIVTDQNRVYTFNTNGNFTNTVTFGEECNTATTVGSSVYGGTILSGIKNESNNSFKPDGPYFNYAYKISLFGENQLLVSSGGRENRFNTPINNLRNPGFYYFNGMEWIYPSYFIGNTTRFNILDVVSDPVNPDDIFFTNYNNSTGRGIYKMKYNSGSKDFTFTKNYDLGTSDFYTRRPVGLTFDDSNNLFTSIAFSGEGAAQGPLTAVGAYDRATDTFLIKNTTISGGAAQKPLYYEGLLWMPLPRVSSFLAYDYKKTINTSDDTEYILNQSNGFASNSNGTVSVAVDKSGDAWIGSDAGLRILPNAASEIKTPSTATVEPIIIEQNGLGEELFRDSQILQIEVDAGDHKWVSVDGGGVYYLSPDGQQTIKHFTKENSPLPTNSITDIKVDRKTGKVYFVSYDGIVTYQGDVADVTSDFGNVVVYPNPVVYTQFKGKVTIKGLAEITNIRIADAAGNVVHSAVARGGYYEWDLNNQRGVRVASGVYFVLMTNEDGSDKATAKIAVVN, from the coding sequence ATGAAAAAAATCTCTTTAATTTCTCTTGGTATTTTAGCATCCCTGCAATTTGTAAATGCACAGAATATTTCTTCAAAAAAATGGACGGATCTGTTTTCGTACAACAACGTTCTTGCCATGAAAGAAGATAATGGAAGACTCATTGCAGCCGCAGAAAACGGAATATTCTATTATACAGTATCAACAGGTGAAATTACGAAGCTGTCGAAAGCCAACGGCTTACATGAAGTGAAAATTTCAGCCTTCGATTATAACCCGCAGACAAAGATCGGGCTGGTTGGTTACCAGAACGGTGCTTTGGACGTTATTGCACCGGACGGAGTTACGTATGTCGTAGACATTCCGATCGCAACAGGATATAATGGAAGTAAAAAAATTAATCATATTTCGATTACAGGAGATCTTGCGGTGATTTCTGTAGGATATGGTGTTTCTATTTTTGACCTTAAAAAGAAAGAATTTAAAGACTCTGCTTTTTTCTTATCCGGAGGAACGTATGAGGCCAGCAACGAAGCAACAATTTTTGGCAATAAAGTGTATGCTGTATCCAATACAGGATTTAAAAGCCATGAAATGAACGTTACTTTCCCTGTGTATTCAACATGGACTGTTGAGATGGCTGGTTCATATAATCATATTGATTCTGAAGGTATTTTAAGTTTCTCATCACCGACTACAGGTTATCTGTACAACGGAGGAGTACCGGTACCGCTTTCACAGGCATTTACAAATGTTCATGATGTAGTGGTTAATTCCAACAACATTATCGTTACCGATCAGAACAGGGTTTATACATTCAATACCAATGGAAATTTCACCAATACCGTAACGTTTGGAGAAGAGTGCAATACCGCGACTACTGTGGGAAGCAGCGTTTATGGCGGAACCATTTTATCAGGAATAAAAAATGAAAGCAACAATTCTTTCAAGCCGGATGGTCCTTATTTTAATTATGCTTATAAAATAAGTTTATTCGGTGAAAACCAACTTTTGGTATCAAGTGGAGGAAGAGAAAACAGATTCAACACTCCTATTAATAACCTAAGAAATCCCGGCTTCTATTATTTCAACGGAATGGAATGGATCTATCCTTCCTACTTTATAGGAAATACAACAAGATTTAATATTCTGGACGTTGTCTCAGATCCCGTAAATCCTGATGATATATTCTTTACAAATTATAACAACTCTACTGGACGTGGTATTTATAAAATGAAATACAATTCCGGAAGTAAAGATTTTACATTCACCAAAAATTATGATTTAGGAACTTCAGACTTTTATACAAGACGTCCTGTAGGTCTTACTTTTGATGATTCAAATAATTTATTTACATCTATAGCCTTTTCCGGAGAAGGTGCTGCTCAGGGACCTTTAACAGCCGTTGGTGCTTATGACAGGGCAACCGATACTTTTCTTATAAAGAATACAACTATTTCAGGTGGTGCTGCTCAAAAACCTTTGTATTATGAGGGCTTATTGTGGATGCCTCTACCCAGGGTAAGTAGCTTTCTGGCATACGACTATAAAAAAACCATCAATACATCTGATGATACGGAATATATCTTGAATCAATCCAATGGTTTTGCATCAAACTCCAATGGAACAGTTTCCGTAGCCGTAGATAAATCCGGTGATGCATGGATAGGATCAGATGCCGGTTTAAGGATTTTACCTAATGCTGCTTCAGAAATTAAAACTCCTTCAACGGCTACTGTAGAACCCATCATTATCGAACAAAACGGTTTGGGTGAAGAGCTTTTCAGAGATTCACAGATCCTTCAGATCGAAGTAGATGCAGGTGATCACAAATGGGTTTCTGTAGATGGTGGTGGTGTGTATTACCTTTCTCCGGACGGACAGCAGACCATTAAACATTTTACCAAAGAAAATTCACCGTTACCGACTAATAGCATTACAGACATTAAAGTAGACAGAAAAACCGGAAAAGTTTATTTTGTTTCCTACGACGGAATTGTAACCTATCAGGGTGATGTTGCAGATGTGACATCCGATTTCGGAAATGTTGTGGTATATCCGAATCCTGTCGTTTATACTCAGTTTAAAGGAAAAGTTACCATTAAAGGTTTAGCGGAAATTACCAATATCAGAATTGCCGACGCAGCTGGAAACGTAGTACATTCAGCGGTGGCAAGAGGTGGATATTACGAATGGGATCTTAATAATCAAAGAGGCGTAAGAGTGGCTTCAGGAGTATATTTTGTACTTATGACAAACGAAGACGGCTCAGATAAAGCTACTGCAAAGATAGCTGTGGTTAATTAA